The DNA segment aactcaacaccattgttagtccataggtattattattaattaccaaaatcacacatagaggctagatgcactttcaaataCGCAATCGATCCGCGCATCATCGTTGCCATGGCATGGCTCGGTCAAGCTAGCTAGGAGAAGACGCCGCACAGCTCGGGGCCCTCGCAGCTGCACGGGATTGTCAGCCTCGGGCACCGGCACCACGGCGGCCATTGGAGATGTCGGCTTCAGAGAACCCCGTTTGAATAGacttttttaaaagtttttttcaaaaaaatcaaaagttatGTAAATGGTTGGTTTTTTTTACAGCTTCTGATGCTTTTTAGCTAATTGAGAAAGCGACTGCAACTGAGATGAACTTAAAAGCTGAGAAAAGCTTTTCTACCTTTTTAtgctaaaaaactaaaaatttattgtaaaaattaacaactaaaattcaacaaCCACAACCACTTTCTCAACTAGCAAAAACTCCAAAACCACATTCTACTCAAATGGTGCCACAGTCACGCACGCGAACTAGAGACCGACGAACACAGTGCAAAACACTATTTTTTTCTGCTCGGAACAGGCTGCGATTTCCAGTTTTTCCATTCCAATATAAAGAGCTAACTAGCCAGGGTGTGGCCCCCTGCATGCGCGGCATGCATGAACCAGCCATGCATATAGGATTACAACGTGAAAGCAAAGAAACAGATACAAGCGCATAAGATTAAAACGTCTAACAGccccggaggcggcggcgaccaAAGAAACAGATCCAAGCGCATAAGATTAAAACGTATAACAGGCACCGCGTAATATCCTCTGTGCAGCAATCATtgttcggcggcggcggcggtcgaagcggcggaggcggaggcggcggcggtcgcagcggtggaggcggcggcggtcgaAGCGGAcggggcggaggcggcggcggtcgaAGCGGacgtggaggaggcggcggcggtcgaAGCGGAcggggcggaggcggcggtggtcGAAGCGGAcggggcggaggcggcggcggtcgaAGCGGAcggggcggaggcggcggcggtcgaAGCGGAcggggcggaggcggcggcggtcgaAGCGGAcatggaggaggcggcggcggtcgaAGCGGAGGGGGCGGAGGCGGTCGCAGCGGCGGAGGGGGCGGCGGTCGAAGCGGAGGGGGTGGCGGCGGTCgcagcggcggaggaggagggggcagcggaggcggcggcggtcgcagcggcggaggcggcggcggtcccagcggagggggcggcggcgccTGCGTGACGACCACCGGGACGTGCCTGGTGTACACGGAGACGGAGACGGACACGACCGCGGCGATGGACAACACTGACGACAAGCTGACCCGCCGGCAGAACGCGCCGGCCTGGCCGCAGATGCCGCCGCGGTTGCGCTGCCCCCGCGgcccgcggcggcggggcggcccGCCGCAGGAGGTGATGTCGTCGACGGCGAGCAGCAGCGCCGCCGACGTCGACGTGAGAGCCTGCACGAGGTTGTCGATGAGCTCGACGATCCGGGCCGCATTACGATTCCTCGTCGCCTCCAGGCAGATCGTAACGCCCTGCAGCACCGCCGACAGCAGGTTGGCGAGCGCCGCGTACCTGCATACCGCGCCGACCGCCGGTTCAGCGAGCCTCTACGGGGCGACCGTGCACGTAGCGCGAGAAGCGGGCAACAATAATGGAGGTACAGCAACCGAGGACCGAGGAGGCGTTCTTACGGACTCACCTCAAGGAGTGGTAGTCGCTGTAGGAGACGGTGGCCGCGGGGATGCCGTCGTCCCGGTACATGGACTGCGTCGAGGTGGCCGTCATGATCGCCGACGCCAGCGACAGGCCCACCGTCAGGATGCGGAACACGAGGCTGATCGTCTCGCCGAAGCTGGCGCCGCCCATGATGGAAATGAGGTGGATGGACACCAGAGGTCAGCCAAGGCCCAAGGATGAAGAGAGAGCATGGATGTATACTACCATCATCACCCAACCTCCATCCACATAATCCTCAACAATAGTCAGGCAGGTGTATACTACTATCACCAACCTCCATTACGTCAATAAGAAACATATCTGTGTCAACGGTCCAGTTCTGCGAATTCACTTGTACATTATAGCCGTACTTCTCTTTAATCTGTATGGTGGTTAGGCTATATTCCAAATATGGTAGTTGGATTTGTGCTTTACTTACAAAGAAACCTGCGGGGCATCAGCAGTGTCAGAAACCTATTTGCCCAACAAGATGGAACTGACAGTACATGCGGGCTGAACTACAAAATATGCGTACAGGCATTCGTCTCACATGGTAATGGCAGCACCATGTTACTTGCTTGAGCTTCCTAGTGTGCTGTCTCCAAGAGATGCTCGATCCTATATTTCATCACTGGTTGGCCAGATCTCGTTTTCTTGAACATCTTCTCCCTTAGTTCTTTCCGCTTGGCCTCAGACTTCTCCTGCTCTTCCCTTTGCCTGAACTAGTAACCATGCATGTGTGACACGCACACAAAATTTTTATAAATCTACGGTTTCTAGTATGGTTTTAAGacatcaagaataaaaataaaaattacatcaaGTATTATATAGTTAAATAGATAGTCACATAAATATAATGCACTTGACAATTTCCCATACACGGGAGGAGATGCCGTCTACACATTCATCTTGGCGGGGCCCTTTGGATGGCGATAGGGCACTCTGGTGGTGGGGGGCGGCAGTCGGCAGAATCGATTATTTCCATACATGAAACGGAGAATATAGAACTGGTTTGCTTAGCTGTCAATTGCTCAATGAGGCTATGTAATTGTTTCTCCAGGACCTTCTCACTCTGGACTGCATATGTAAGAGAACTGGCAAGTAAGATATGCAGATTAACATAAAATCATAAAGAAGTTTCAATGGGTATAACTGCACATAACTAACAAGAAATGATAACTACTTTCCAGGTTATACTTTGGTAGCCCATCACAAGCTTTCATAGAGGAGCCAATATGAATTAGGTAGAACTAAATTTGTTGATGTTTTAAAATGACAAACACCCGGTCAGTTTGCTTTCACAAATTTTGATCAGATCATGTATGAGTGATGCTTTTGAATAAGTGATTACGCTAGGCAAAATCAGAAGTAAAACATAGAAGACACCGAGTACAAAGTGAAGAAACACCATAGTAATTGAAAGCTAGGTGGTTCAGAGTAGCTATGTCCTGTATGATGAGATGAAAAGTTAGGTGGTTCAGAGTAGCTATGTCCTGTATGATGAGATGAACAAGGAATTGGACTAATACATATTACAGACCGTAAATTCATGTATTGATAGTTGTTTGTGTATCAGCACAAACCATTAGCTTATGTCACCACTAGATCGATCAATTAAATTGCAAGAACAATTCAAGGCGAGCCAAGGAAGAAAAAGATCAGCTCTAAAGAGTCGATACTCAGTATAATCAACTACATGACAGCACATCGGTTTTTAAGATCATGTCACTATATAGCAACAATTGTTCAAAGTAATAGGTATGATAGTGGTAAAACAATACAAATTATCAAAAAGCCTCCAATTGGAATTAAACAATGGCATACAAGGCCATAATAGATGGGGCAAGGCGGGGCGGGTGGCACGTGCTGGATCAGTGGAGGAATGCGGGGTCGCAGGCGAGCTCGAGCCAGTGCTTGGAGACGGCACCGTCGCCGCTGACGAGGCAAGTAGGGAAGCCGAGCTCGACCAGTGCTTCTTCCTACCGTACCAGCTGAAGCCATGAGAAGATGGGTAAGATAGTGTATGCAACTGAACTGAAGGGGAACTGAAGAACAACGGGGAGCAGTACCGAAAAGCAACTGAACTGAAGAAGAACCAAGCTAAAAAGGATGTAGCTTTTGATGCAGAATGCCCATGGTGTATGCAAGTGTGATGTCGTGCTCCTGTACTGCATTTTCTGCTAAACAAAAGTAGCAATTTATGTTGCAGGACACCAGCTATTTCTGCTGAAAAACAACAGTTTTTGCTGCAGAACACCAGCAATTTTTGCTGcacaacatctagatacaagaGAACATATATGATCAAAATAGGAACATATATGATCAAAATAGCCAGAAACAAGTTAGGATACAGTAGAGCGAGTTGACGAGCATATTGGACCATATCATCCAGAAAGCAAATCTGACAGTGTATATCTTACATTTCTCAAAAATCACATGTTGCATATCATGCATGACTCAAAAGACCAAATCTGACATTGCATATCTTACATGAGTCAAAAGAGCATATATCTGACTGCGTTATTTGGAGTTTTCCCTTCATCAAAATGGTGGTGCAATTAGAATGTACCAATTTGAAAAGAGCCACCTCATAACAGAGTCAAAGGCCGTTGGCAGCCACACCCACCTCATAACAGCGTCAAACACCCATTGGCAGCCACAACCCAGAATGTAATGCTTAAGAGCCATGACCATCCATAGTTTCAGAGGTAAACTAACAGGTTCCCAGTAAGTTTAGACTCAGAGATCTATTACTATGATAGTCTGTTTCATTATCCACGAGAGAACATGAGATTATGGGTgtaaaaaacaaaattgaatGCATTATGTTTTCAGTTAGGATCTGATTATGAATCCATAGCCCGTTGGTGGGTAAGCAATAAGAAACATAGTGTGATGAATACTTGCTGTGCAGCTGCTCTTTGGTGTATATGGAAACTAAGAAATGCATTATGTTTTCAGGGGCAGACCTGGCTGGGTGTGAAAAGTTTGGTGGGCATGATGGCGAGAACACTAAGGAGATGGAGGCTGCTGTTCAAGGTTGGCGAGATGGAGCTGTTGGATCACTGCATCGGTGCACTGGAGGCGTGGGGCAGGGAGGCACCAAGATTAAAATGGCGGGAGGATCAGGAAAGGTATATCTCAAACCATGCGAAACAAGTCAGAAGAGCTGGTAATCAGCATGATGAGGGTAGTCTGAGTTGGAATGGGACGTTAGGAGAGAATTTTGTCATTTCAAATGAGTTTGGCAGGCGTGCCTAAGAATACGCTTACGCTTTGTATGTCTGTCGAACCAAAAAATTTGCGTTTTTATTCAAATGAATAAAACGGGGGAAACCTTTGctctaaaaacaaaattgaaggACTTTTGTGGTGAGAATAATTGTTATTACTATTCCTCGTTGATGAGTAAATCAGTTATATATGAATGATCTCAAATGCAAAGTTTAGCATGCATGTAAGTAGGTATTACTGTATAAGTTAGAACTACATTATGAAATAAATTTGTAAAAGAATAATCTGAGTTCAAATAGAGTCTCATAAGAGTTAAATAAATATTACTGTTTACCATAAACTTGGTGACCTCCTTCCAATAAGATGTTATCAAAGAAAGGAGCCACTGATGAGCcatgatcccccccccccccaccacacacacacacacaaaagagTGACGACCAAGAAATGTTATTTCTGTCAGTCCTATCCATAAAACTTACCAGCATTCAGATTTTAATAGAACAACCCGGTAAGTGCATATTAGTTATAGTAATCTCTGTCATGTTTAACTCATTGTAGCTCATTGTAGAAACTGAATACTTTCTCAGGGTTCACAAGACCAAGGCCATTAGTCGTTATGTTGTTCAAAGCAGCATAGGGCTCGTTTTTCTGAACTCCTGATGATAACACAGGGTATTGCATCTTCAATTCGTAGTGCTCCATTCCATCAACACCTGGCATGACTCCACCCCAGTATCCAATAAGGGCATACCATACATATACATACCTGAGTTGTTTGACACAATACCTGAGTCGCCTTGTGGTGGCGGCCGCTTCATCTGCGCACAAGATTCAGAGAAACCCTAGCAAAGCCTTCGATCTGATTCGACGACACAATGgagatctttttatttttatatttcttaaattgaaaattttaaaaacgGACTTCAAAAATCGCACATCTCAGCTCCTGGTCTCCTGTCATCTGTCACCCGTGTCATAGGTccgtttaaaaataaataatattgcTTTTCATtaatctcaaaattcaaaacactatcaaaataatcGTGAAAAATCCTGAAAAAAATTGGTAGTGTAGatgatactatgatctagctctcCAAAAAAATTTGGGAGAGCTAGAATATAGCATCTTCtacactatatatttttttagaattttttataattatttcgatagtgttttgatgTTTGAAAGCATTGaaatactttattttattttttaattctattGCCCATTCTGTCGCCCTTCCAATAAATAATCTAAATGTacgatttttcaaaagaaatgccCACTTTTACAATTTTCgacttaaaaatataaaaataaaaaagctccaaTGGAAAGACGAGCTGTTTTCTGTTTGCCAGACTTTGGGCCTTTTGGGTCGGCAAAGGAGTATTAGACGATTTAGGCCGACAAAGTGATTTGTGGCCTATTGGGCCGACAAATAGGGTCCATTGGCTCTTTGTGCTAGAAAGGTTGGATATGGGCTCTCTGGGCTGGATATCGGGCTGTGTGCTTATTATGTTGGAAAGGTGGGCTGAAATGATAGTCAAAGGCCCTGGTGATTGAAAGGAAACGGCCGAACGGGGTTTCACTTCAATGGGAGTGCTAAAAAACAGAAAGAGTAAATTGCACTACAGGTACAGTAAACTTATCTTGAGAAGTAAGAAGTAAATGAACTAAGAAACTAGGTAGGAAACTAGGTATTGTAGGGCCTCTTTGGATTGCAACATATGATTGCCACACCTAAAAGCTTATGCAGCCTTAGTTTTGTTAGGCAATGTTTGATTACTGTTGCCTAACTTCTTAGCCTCCTTGCCTACTTGttataaatacaatattttGTTAAAGTTAGTCAATTTTCTTACCATAAAAATATGACAAGACTAACCTTAAACAATAATATATGGCAAGATTAGTCATGAACGAAACGGGCTAAGTGGCTCATCAAAGTCATTGTTTGGTTTTGATGTGTAGCATTGAAATGGCATCATGCTGAGATGTTATCCACTTGCCACCTTCATTTTCCTCCTTTTCTAGACAATCTTCTCCCTCATCCATTTCATTCATATTTTCATCTCTCTCAGATCCCATAGCTTCGATGGTTGGTTGCTATCTGCTGTGGCATTAGCATTCTCTTGATGAGCAACATAGTGATATTCCCTGTGTAGCCGTTGACTTTTACAATAGAAACAACAGGTCGTAGACACCGAATTTTTGAGCGGTCGAATTGGGATTTCAAGTGCTCGTCAGATACGAGATGTAGATATGCTTTAGATGTTgggagattaaaaaaaatacaatttttctTAGATTAGAGAGGTCCTGATGAATATGTGTCCATGTGGATGATAGTCACCAAGTGAGTGCTATGCTATGTTACCTAGCAACAACACACTAGATGATCTCACCTAAACCACATATACAAACTTTTGGTTTTTGGGTTCAGTGACTTATTTGAACCACAGAGAAAAGCTTAATAGCTAAAACACCTTCTTTCACAAAAGATTGCACAACTATTTTCTATGTACAAGCTTGAAcatctcaagaaaaaaaaaagtgcaagCTTGAAGGACCAAAGTGTAAAATCTAAACTGTACAGGACTAAATGCAACACAAACAAAACCCAAAGGGTTCAATTGCTAAAACCACCCCACCCTTCTTCTCCTGTAACCCCTCACTGCCCCCTTCTCTCTCCAGATCTCGCCCGCCCACCCCGCCCGCCATGGACCTCCTCGACGCCGGCCAGCGCCCCGCCCCTGCCGCTGATATGGCGAGCGCCGCCTCCACGCTCCcgctcgccggcgccgcctaCCAGCCCTACGTCTCCGAGctcctctccttctccatcGAGCGCCTCCACAAGGTACGCCTACGCGCGCGCGCTAGCCCTCGCCCTCTCGCATTGCCGCCCCTGATTGAAGGTTGATGATGATCCCGTGATGCGTTGGTTGGGCGCAGGAGCCGGAGCTGCTGCGGGTGGACGCGGAGCGGGTGCAGCGGCAGATGCAGGAGGTAGCGGTGGAGAACTACGGTGCCTTCATCGCCGCCTCCGAGGCCCTCTCCTTCGTCCGCGCGCAGCTCGAGGGCTTCGACAGCCACCTGGAGGCACTGGTAATGCGGCCCATCCCTCCCAGCTCGTAGTCGTGCAACCATTACttccttgttcttttttttttaaaaaaaaaaaacctttgcaTCAAATTTTGATACTCAATATGGATCAGTAAGTAGATCTTACGCAGTCAAATGCAAAAATCAATTGATCGGATGAATGCTGGTGGAGTGATTTCATGCTGTTGCATTATGGTGCTAGCAAGTAGATCACCTGATCTCGTTTGAGATGTAAGGTGTAGACGTGTAGTTGTCTCTTTAAGTGGAAATGCAATTCTGTTGTTACTTGTGAGTGTCTGTTATTTGAGAGGCCTGATGACATAATCCAAGGTTGGCCCTGTTCAATTCCCCAGTCTCTCAGTTTGTTGGGTGATAAGTCGGTATGATTTCAGCTCTTGTTCATGCCATTCCGTTTGCTGCTGGCTGAGAAAGACATTGGGTGAGCTGTTGCCATTAGGTGGACTGCTGGCCGGTGTATCAGGTCGGAAATACCCTTAAAATAGTATGGTGTGAACTAGATGATCTTGGCCGTCCGGTTTGGCCAAAAATGTATTTATAGACACTTCATGAAAGAATTAAAATACAATTTTATACGTTTAGCCCTCACAGATATATTTGTTGGATGTGCATCAACCTCTGAAAACCTCCAGAGTCTATTTATATGCTGAAACAAGGTTTCTCAATAACATTGGAAATTATGCAAGTAATGTTGATCACTTGATTTCAAACTAGCAATAGCAGAGGTTGAAATTAATTATGCCTTCTTTTATTATGCAGCTTTAGTTTCTTTCTTTGTGGTATACTGACATTATATTCTTGTATGGCTCATGCAATGTTGGAAGGCTGATGCAAAATGTCTAAACATATTGTTTATTCACTCATTGCAGATAGAGGAGATACCAAATTTGACATCTGGTTGCACTGAGTTTGTCGAGTCAGCGCAGCAAATTTTGGAAGAGAGGAAGCTTAATCAAACATTACTAGCCAACCATAGTACCTTGCTTGACCTACTTGAAATCCCACAGCTGATGGATACGTATGTAACATTTTTCTTACCATTTCTCTTGGTTCTTTAATTCATGTTTGAGTTGTCTGTTGTTGGTATATCATTTGTTTCTTTAGTAATTAATAGTTTCAGCTGCTGTATTGTTGCTGAATCATGCATGACGATAAATAAATTGCTGCTTGCAGATGTATACGGAATGGGAACTATGATGAGGCACTTGATCTAGAAGCTTTTGTAAGCAAAATTTCAAAGTTGCACCCCGAGTAAGTTGTGTAAATTACTGCTTGTTGCAGCCCCTGGCATTTGGTATTATTTTAACCATTCACTTTTCCAATTGAAGCTTGCCTGTTATCCAAGGATTAGCTGCTGAAGTCAAGAAGACAGTACAATCACTAATTTCACAGCTTCTCCAGAAACTTCGATCAAATATTCAGGTGAAGATGCTGGTGTAATAAAAACTATTAATGACTGACACCTTTTTGATGTTTTGCATCGACCGTGATTGCTATGGGCAAGTTGACCATTCTAGAGACTATGTTCTGCATATATATTATTTCCTTGTTATCATCAATATTTTCTCTTCTCACCgccaatttattttatttgtccacTCTCTTGAGCACATATGTATCTAAGTATGAGTCATTTCATTTTCTACAGTTACCTGAGTGCCTCCGTATCGTATCACATTTGCGTCGAATTGGAGTTTTCAGTGAGACAGAATTGCGCTTACAGGTATTCTGATTTTTTGTGTGTAAATTTGGCGTGATTATGTTTCAAGAGATACTGCTCTTTTCATTCGGGTTTTAGTGGTGAGATTTTTGGGTCAGCATATCTCCAAGTATTTTTGTTTTCTAGTAGTGTTCATGAGTTCTATGAAATAAGGATGCAGAAATTTAACAACAATATTGCCCTGCTTTCTTTCTTATAGTGTATTGTCAAATTTTCTGGATGATATGTTTgagcatcttcatcttcatctcctaaCTCTGATATAATTTTTAGTTCTTGAGGTGCAGGGAAGCTTGGCTTTCTGGTATTCTTGATGATCTGGACCAAAGGAATGTTTATGATTACCTGAAAGGCATGGTGCATTGCCACAGGACGCATCTATTTGATGTTGTTAATCAGTA comes from the Phragmites australis chromosome 22, lpPhrAust1.1, whole genome shotgun sequence genome and includes:
- the LOC133904564 gene encoding CASP-like protein 1U1, with amino-acid sequence MGGASFGETISLVFRILTVGLSLASAIMTATSTQSMYRDDGIPAATVSYSDYHSLRYAALANLLSAVLQGVTICLEATRNRNAARIVELIDNLVQALTSTSAALLLAVDDITSCGGPPRRRGPRGQRNRGGICGQAGAFCRRVSLSSVLSIAAVVSVSVSVYTRDKLFIIAKIVRSTFLFGHFLAVIASSSLQSAPDVLVMELLG